The DNA window CATATTTCCATGAAATCTTCCCAATTGCTTTATCGACAATTGATCCTTATAAGAGTCGTATCTCCCTTCTGGAGTGGATAACTTTTTAACAATGTCCTGATTTACACGAGGGGAGGAATTTAATGCAATTATAATATCATAAATGTCTTGATCTTCCTTACGGTTATGTGGCAACTTGGTGGGTCTCTGCCAAATACGCGGGTCATGTAAATTGAAAGTAAATGTAGTCCCCACAGGAACAAGATCACTATCCTTTATTTTCGAAAGGGACGCCCAAGTATTCTTTAAATCCGGTGAAATATtgtgaaaatgaaatattttgCTTAAACACTTCATACTTAATGGACCTGATAATTCAATACTCCCCAAAGCGTATCGACAATCATGAATTGTGGAATTTGGaatattttctattttttccTTGTAtgattgaaataatttttcataaacCGATGGTACCACTCTTACCATGATGGTGTTCAAAGAATGATTCATATACACAAATCCTGGACATAACTTTGTTTCTCCATCAATATGAACCCAACCATTGTATGATTTCTTACCattcaatatttgtttaCCAACTTTCTTCCCACATAACTGTTTCGCTATGTCTGCAAACTTTGCTGCATCACCaatgaataaaataaatgtaGGAAAATATGATGTATCAAAGCATACTGCTTTTTGTCGATTCCAACGattcattaatttaaaaCATTTCTGTGTAGGCGTGTATGGAATTTGGTACCCGTATTTCTTGCTCATATGAAATCTTTTGACATGCCATATATGTGTAGGTATCCAAACAAATTCCCTTTGACgtttataatatttgatgCTTCCTTTTGGCCGTGGTgcaaattcattaatacCAGTATTATCACGAGATCCAACTGAGTTATTTAACTTGGTAAAGTCTTCAAGAGTTGACAGTTTGAGATTCTCTTTGtggatttttttgatttcatcaCGTATAGCTTTAAATTGTTTACGAATGTTTTTCTTATTGAGGAGGTTTTCCAATGGATCAtatttattcttcttcattttaGTAGCTACTTTTAGTAATCTATTTCTGACAAGTAACTTGTATAATCTTCTTCCACGAGGCATTTTCTTGACAGGTAAATTGGCACTCATTTCTTGTTTAGCTCTCTTCCTTAATCTTTTGGGAATTCTTTTCACATTATGAGATGCGGCTCTACGTCGTAATACTCTAGGCAAATCTTGAAATACTCTTGTTGAAGATGCATTTTTGGAATTTAATTGTGATTGCTCAAATGATCgtatttcaaaatttcgTGAATGGATAAAGGAATTCACATCCAAGA is part of the Candida dubliniensis CD36 chromosome R, complete sequence genome and encodes:
- a CDS encoding RNA-processing protein, putative (Similar to S. cerevisiae POP1;~In S. cerevisiae: subunit of both RNase MRP, which cleaves pre-rRNA, and nuclear RNase P, which cleaves tRNA precursors to generate mature 5' ends); protein product: MSTNSKQLNKKKTRLYNSRTIKSQLNDPAYDKKQRVLDVNSFIHSRNFEIRSFEQSQLNSKNASSTRVFQDLPRVLRRRAASHNVKRIPKRLRKRAKQEMSANLPVKKMPRGRRLYKLLVRNRLLKVATKMKKNKYDPLENLLNKKNIRKQFKAIRDEIKKIHKENLKSSTLEDFTKLNNSVGSRDNTGINEFAPRPKGSIKYYKRQREFVWIPTHIWHVKRFHMSKKYGYQIPYTPTQKCFKLMNRWNRQKAVCFDTSYFPTFILFIGDAAKFADIAKQLCGKKVGKQILNGKKSYNGWVHIDGETKLCPGFVYMNHSLNTIMVRVVPSVYEKLFQSYKEKIENIPNSTIHDCRYALGSIELSGPLSMKCLSKIFHFHNISPDLKNTWASLSKIKDSDLVPVGTTFTFNLHDPRIWQRPTKLPHNRKEDQDIYDIIIALNSSPRVNQDIVKKLSTPEGRYDSYKDQLSIKQLGRFHGNMNKKPSDISHSQIPVLLSKTDSQKWLLILPWHWILPFWIQITKVTDIKPGGSKQMHQFQFENHKPYYPQDYPWSYDGWQFNKLVGEANQLKAAKLPKSQVSVEKSEKNYSSIFNANKCDWRNLRNLTFLLNYSKLDRKTLEQGLAPDFAQYDGPERIINSVHDLLQTTKSLEKDVTDVNEPIVELYTNHKTQVDFYNNAYKIAQLPDILHKKLPVVQIGLSVINDGTIDDNARLYSDPSATDIHCVGFVTTGAMNLNVGKYSGIGTIIAQKWLIEESGHKLYVRNPGKSKVYNVSFRVV